Genomic window (Rhododendron vialii isolate Sample 1 chromosome 4a, ASM3025357v1):
GCAGCTATTGACGATGGCGATGAGCTTGGAGTAGAATTGATTGAAGGTCTCTTCCTCCTGCATTGTGATGGACTCAAACTCCGTGGTAAGTCTTTGCAACTTAGATTGTTTAACAACTTATGTCCCCTCATGGCAAGTAACTAGAATCTCCCAGGCCTCTTTCGCAATTTCACAGTTAGCTATTTTCCTGTGCTCATTTATGTCAACAGCAGCAAATAAAATATTAAGTGCACGGTTATTAGCCTGAAGTAAAGGTTTTTCTGTGACTGATAACTCAGACTGAGTTTTTTGAATCAGATTATCACCTACAGTTTTCATGGGTCGAGTGTAACCCACAACACACGAGTCCCAAATTTCTTCGCCGGCTGATCTCATTATTGCCTTGATTCTAGATTTCCAGTAATCGAAATTATCACCATCAAGTATAGGAAAATTTCTAGACATGTGATTCATGTTCATACTCATGATGGATCTGctctagaaaaataaattctaacggAAGGAGCAgcccgctttgataccaattgaaaaaacaagGGTTCCCTATTAATCCGTAAAAAACCCTAAGAGTATGAATGCGAATCACTAAGTTACTATACCAGCAAAAACCATGCAAGCAAACAATCCCACAacgcagagatatacgtggaaaacccctgaaagggtaaaaaccacgggaagaaatcaaatcactataatcattgtgcagttacagatatacATATCCAAACGATGTAAATCCTCACAACGTTCTAAGTACTACTTGTCGAGTCACACGTACACCGCACCCAGTGATCTTGATTGCCAAcggccttgaatccacaagccttccaaTTAACCTAAAAGAAATCCCTTCACAAATAGCACACAAATAAACTCGTTGCTTCCATCTCTGCTTCGAACAGCTGCCTATCTTTCTCTTATAAGCCAGTGAATATATATGTGTAGTATATGCcgcacttttctttttctgaaacttTGCTTTATATAATGCCCCCTCCAAAACCTAGGAAGAAACAAGTCCATATATAGAAaccccttttgttttttttcgttGCTTTTTCATTTAAGAACAGAAGGTATCGATTGATATTCGGATTGATCCCTCCATCCATCGGTCTTTGCCAAGATCCCCGTGTTGCAATAGTCGACCTCCTTTTTTAACCAATACACTATCGATTACAAATAATAAAGATTTCTTTCACTCTAATCCTATACAAACTCACTagcctataaaaaataataaaattacaactcgatataaaatatgtgtATTGTCGAACGGAATTGCCAATACAATTAAGACCCCGGAATTTGGTCCTTACAGATATCTAATTTAAATATTACTTGTGGCTTTCTGCTAGTATCTAATGGAATTGATCCCTCAAAAATTAGTTGATATCCGCACAATTTGTCCGAACTCTTTCAATTATCAAGAAAATGAGATATTCAGTTGTTGAGTTTGTTGTAAATCGATCTATCTGAGAGATTCGACGCTATGGCCCATGGGATAACACAATCGCGTAGTGATTGCTAATTTGAACATTTAcagaaaaacaaacaatgaatGGGCCTAATACAGATGATCAGTAACCGCATATCCAAAGTATCTTTCCAAAAGCAACAAAATTTCCGGCTTTTttagggaaaacaaaaaaaaataatgaaaacttGATAGCCGCGACAATAATTAGTGATACGGTGACTTCAATTTCTTTCGTTTTGAATTCCTATATAAGCTCTTTGACCCAAAATCATACGGGCACTAAAAATCAGAAGATGCAAAGACAATTTCGtctctttttttatcaacaaaaaagagagaagacgGTCTACAGTGATTCATGGCAATCCTCTTTCCTCAATGCCTTTGTAAAAAATTTCTGCACGAGGAAACAATGGTTGTTGTTCATGTTATATCAACAAATAGGTAATTAAGAGAAatactttgaaattttttagtcgtttattttttgaattctgTGTAGGTGTTGATGCGATACGCGTAGCAAAAATAATTACATCCTCTGGAGAATCGCTTGCTCTCCCCCCTCACAACAGACTCTAAGCCCGCAATATAAGTGTACGGGTCCCACATCCTATTGTGAGGAGTGAGTGAGCCAATATTTCTCGAggagcattgaataatcaaTAAGAATTAAGGGAAGATTTTAACTGAGATTAAACGTTCACAGATAAGCATAGTACTTCATTCTTGTCCATGAAGAAAACATTCATTTATGGGGATTTTTTAAGGGGTCTATATAAACCCACCCATGTTTTATTATCTTCTACAGAGGTGAAGATGGCTTACACTTGgttttggttctctaaatttaTCTCAATGATGATTTACCCTCTTCCCATTCATGTCGTGTTCAAGGACTTCGGGATAGGTCGAGGAAATGGTGGTTGTGCTCTCTTTCCACCAATTGGTTTCCGCGGGATTCCATATTTTCAAGCCAATAAAAGTGATGGTGGGGGTTCGAACCACATATATGATTGAAGGCTAATGCAATTTTTCTAAgctattatatatatttaatggAAATAAAGAAGTTGTCAATTTCTAGTTAGATGCATgttgtatttctttttctcaTGTTACTAATGTTGCTTTTTGCTGTATTTGGATCGTGAATTTATACAATAAAGGTTTATAAAGGAAATTATATATTGTGTGTCTCGATCGTGAACTTTAATAGTGATTgagaaagcaaaaacaaagatAACAAGACCCTAACTTTTTGGACAGAAAAATGCTGCATTCATCCTCCAAAAGTCTAAGGAAACCGACGGCAGCCACCGACCAGAAGTACCAACGGCCACGCGAGGCCCATTTTGGGCTCCGTATGAAAAAATATGATAGAGTCGATCGAATACTTATATATATCGAatttagctgatttttcatCCTAGATGATGATTACACTTCAAAAGGATCACTGCATTCCCtgcacttttttgaaaaagaaatctgGGTACCTAAACTAgccacaaaagagaaaaaaaaaaaattagagagaggagagaaaacaaTCTCCGAAAACTTAAAGGATTAGCTCAAGTAACAAGAACGGCAGAAGTTAAGTCTCACATGTACAAGGCTAGCTAGTTCGACTCACACTACGAGTAAAATACTTTGGCCAACATTCTTCACAGGAAAAAGCTTGTGCGAAATGATTGTCAATAATGGATTTCGGTTTACGGAGGGCCACGCAACCCTAAGGTAGCATCTGATGGGAATGGGATCGGTTCCGGGTTTCCAAAAAAGAATCgtgggcttgttcgtttgggggtcTTAAGATCTCTGTGCAcagtctccaataaattttttctatctctcaATTTCACGAAAATCACAATTGTAGTTTTGGGATTCAACCCTCCATCTACAAACGCTACACATACCCGCTATGTTGCTCTTTTGTACTCATTGGAATCGCAATgctaaagaccaaaaaaaaaggaatcgCAATGTTATTTAGGTCTTCTTCTCCTTATATTTTGTATGTTCTTTTGAGCGTTGTGTCCCTATTCAAAAAGGGTAAATTTTAGAAACAATCACTCTAGTTagcatgaatttttattttcatcccTTTAGTACTAATTGTGAACGATCTTAACCTTAAAGTTTACATTCCGTCTAATTTCATTCCTCTCGCTAACGGCATCAATggaacaaacggaattgaagggcaaagtGAGCTTTCATGTGAACTAGAGGAACTATTTTCTAGAATTTAATCacctactcccttcgtccctaaataagtgtccggcgtgCAAACCTAGgtctttaaaaaaatgcatttgttttgttaaaaaaattaatttttttttcacaaatcaatagatagcaatgagttctattagattgtggaaAAACATtagattttttaacgaaaaatatgcatattttgtaaggcctaCGTTTGCGCGccgaacatttatttagggacggatggagtattacttttactttttagaattgaagggcaaaatcgTAATTCTCACTCGAAATGGTTTTATGCGCACACTTTTCAGATCACCACGAGTTAAGCTGGTTCTTCCAATGATGGCTATTTTATTGGAGTTCCTGTCAAATATTGGGGTTCAAATTATTCTATAGTGACCATTTGGCAATTTAAAACTTGCGATATAATTGATAATTCGTTAGTGGCAGGAGTAGTCTGGAGCCTACAATTGTTGTAGGTAATGCCAAACGGCGAATATTTATGTTCTTTTCTTACACTGTAGTTATCTCTGAAGGTATTTTAATTGATTCACATGCTTATGCTCTTCAATGTAtaaatatatgaattttttggaaatattttgCAAATGTGAAGTTAAAAAGGTATTAAGGATGATTTCGTTTCACAAGCACACCCATGAGAATTCGAAACTACCCCGGATAAGAGCATGTTCGggagccaaattttttttttaattctaagTTTTGAATTGTAAATTATCGCTGATTGGATTATGGTCGCTGTAAAAGTAATTTGAATAATATGCGCTGAATAGACTTAATTTGCAGAAAGTTAGTATTTAAAAATGCAATGAGATTATTCTCTTACTGTGATTTTTGAGTTCTACACTAGCTTGTtaagttggttgtctcatttctctccccAATGGTGACCTGAGTTCGAATCCTACGAGGAACAGGTTTGAGGTTCAAGGCTATGATAGCCTCTAAACCCTTtattgactaacatactaacacctGTCAACCCCCACTGATTTATAccgtatgacaaaaaaaaatattgtaaattcactGCTCAAACGCTCACAATTCAAAAATGAACGAAAATGTGGCTCCCAAATATGCACGTAGCTCACTCAAAGACTCTTATCATTAATAGTCAAAATACAGAATCCACAAACATTGAACTCCAAAATCCACATATTTTTGGTATTAATTAGAAAAGATTTATTACACATCTGGTTATATTTGGAAAGAGATTTACATCTTGGTTTTACTGAAACTCATTTTATATTCAGACAAATATATACACAGTTGTTGGGTTCGCTTCAATGGACCTAACCAAAGATTAAGACGTTATTACCTCTGAGGTAACACAATCAAATAAAGCTATCTAATTAAAATATTACAAGTGGCTTTCTACTAGTGTCTGGTGGAATTGATCCCTCAAAAATTAGTTGATATATGTACAAATTGTCTGAATACTCTGAAAAAAGAGATATACAACTGTTGAGTTTGTTGTAAATCAATCTATCTTGAGATTAGACACTATGGCCCATGGGATAACACAATCACGTAATGCTTGCTGATTTGAACATTTTCagaaaaacaaataatgaatgggcttaaattttttttttttgataaaagtGAGAGGTACTGCATTGATAAAGCCCAATGGTGCTTACACAACgaaattcattaaaaataatttggacAAAGATACAGATGGTCAATAACTGCGTATCCAAAGTATTTTTCCAAAAGCAACAAAATTTCCGCCTTTTTtagggaaaacaaaaatataatgaaaactTGATATCCGCGACAATAACTATGATACGGTACTTACCGAAAAACTAGGGATACGGTGACTTCAATTTCTTCCACTCTGAATGCCTATATAAGCTCTTTAACCCAAAATCGTACAGgcaccaaaaatcaaaagatgCAAAGAcgatttcgtctcctttttttaGAATCAACGAAAAGAGAAGACGGTGCACAGTACATTCATGGCAATCCTCTTTTCTCAATGCATTCGTAAAAGATTTTTGCATGAGGAAACAATGATTGTTGTTCATGTCATATCAGGATATCAACAAAGAGAAGTCGAGCCACGATCCGGTGTCATAGTACATAAACCGGACCGGGGGGCGTCGGTTTTCTTGAAATTGGAGTGGTTCGGATCTTTGTGCAACACcagtcattttcaaaatgcatttgcTGGTGAGCAGAGGGAGCCGAATTACACAGATCGGGTAGCTAGGAACGACGTCGTCGTTTTCGACAAGAATCGCCTTCCCTTTCGCCTTGGCATCGGAATTCATGGCTTCTAAATATGATGTATGATATCTCACTTAGAAAATGATAAGCTCTAGCTTTGGACAATGGTTATTTGAATTCTGTTGGTTTTGATGCCACACGGTTAAGAAAATTTATTTCTCCTTCCTGGAGCATTTACTAGTTTTGCTTGTAGTTGTATAGCCGTATTTGGATGGTAAATTTTTAGAAGGTTTGTGAAGGAAATTGAGATAAACTTATTCCCAGCTTCTTTATAGTAGCAATCAATTGCGACTATCCAAAAATATTCTGAacggtctgaattttaataaaaaatttctagaatttttttctgaaaaagtttCGTTAACATCCGGACAgtccaaatattttggacgaCCGCAATTAGCGCCGTAAATAACTATTCATGGCTCCTATTTTCTCTATAGCATTATATGTGCCTTGATCATGAACTTGAAGAAGGATTGACAAAGATTAAATTTGACCGACACCCCTTGAGGTTTTTCTTAATATCGATACTTTTGTTTTTACATTGAACTGTACCCCTTAATTGCATTGGTCACCAGTTTTGACCATATTTCAATAATCTAGTCTTTTTTCCTCTATggttaaagaaaagaaaagaaagggacaCAATGTCTAACTATATATACTTTGATTTTGTCTCGAATGAATTTGGAGCATATCCTCGTTTTGGACTTTATCCCACGAGTATATTAATTTAACCAGTCTAACTAAGCCGTCCGAGTCAAATCTCCTTGTCTCATGAATTCGCACCtaacctccacgtgcatccggacACGCTGCACGTGAGGGAAGTGTTTATATTCCACCAATTGAGACCacaaaacaaagataaaaaaaaaaaagagaggaaaactcAGAGAGAGGAAATGAACAGAACCCGGAATTTTTTCGTAGAAATAATGCTTGCATTCATCCTAGATGATGCTCACACTTCACGAGGATCACATAgcgcttgttcgtttggggtacTCAAACTTCTGCGCACGGTCtgtaataaattttctctatctctctctcttaactcattacattttaaaatctccctcaaaactcaaaccgaaTTGAGTCATAACTCATAAGGCTCTCAAAAGTTGAAGTTTGAACACTCAATTCCCTGGGAAAGGAGTGTAGAAGTAAATCCCAATTTTGAGGCAGCAACGTCAAATACAAGAAGATTATCTTCCAATTGATGCGCTCCAATCACAATTGAAGTTCTTGGATTCAGCCCACCATCAACAAAGGCTAAACACACCACACCATGGCTTATCTGCGCCACCAAATTAGCCCCCTGAATTTCCCAGTACACATTGTTCTCGAGCACAAGTTTAAGATCCGGTACCCCCGGCCCGACCGGAGTATAGCCCAGAAACTCTGTACTGAAGCACTCCGAGAATGGCGCCACAGGCGCCACTTTGGACACGTTCATGGCTTCGAGCTCTATGCCAAATGTTTCAGCTACCACCTTGTATATAGAACTCTCGAGTACCATGTATGGGTTTACGGTACTAATTTTCGTTCCCCCGTAACCTTTCTTGTCAATTGATAGCAAGGTTTGGTTTAATCGAATCAGTTTACCATTGATCGTGATCGATGTGACGCGGATGAAGTACTCTGCTGATTGCTCGCCTTTCGGGACATCATCGGCTGTTGGCACCGGATTAACGTAGAGCTTGGTAAAAGCAAAGTATTTCGACACGTCTACGAGCTTGGATTTTTCGTAATTCGGGTAGAACGAATATGCAGGGGGATTGCCGAAAACTAGGACGCCGTTGGATTTCGAGGTGGACGGTAAGCACACGGCGAATTTCGGGCCAAATTTCGAAGAAAGCTGATGTGGGAGGCCAAGGCGAGTCCTTCCTAAACCAGCCATGCCTTGAACCCCAGTGACAAGGCCTTTTACTAGCCAAGTTTGCGAGCATCCGAAAATAAAGTTTGGTAGTATTACTGAATTTTGAATTGATATGACATCGGTGGCCACCTCGAAAAATCCCACCGTTCTTGTTACGGTGTTTTCGATACTGATCAAGCAAGAGTTGTTGTGGCACCCTGCATCGAAGCAGAGTAAACAGCCGAAGATGGGCATGGAGGTTGAACATGCGGCCGAGCCGCAACGAGGGGCCCGGTACGTGGAGGAGTTGTAGCCAGACTCGCAGTTCATCCATAGGTTCCGGCCGCCGAGGTCGAGGACTAGGGTTTTGGGGTAGAGAGGGGTACCTAGGTTCAAGTGGGTTAGGTATTGGAGAGTGGAGGAGTCTTTGGAGATTGGGAGGAGTAGGACTTTGGGTTTGGGAGAGTGTTGGGCTTTAGAGGGAGAAAGGAagatgaggagagagaatatGAAAATTTGGTGGTGAGAAGAAGCCATGGTATGAGAAGTGAAGAAGTTGATGAGTTTGGTGGATTTTGCCTTCACAAGCTGTTGGCATTATATAGGAATAGTTAGCCAGAATCTCCGACTAACCCAGAATTTACATCAAACAAAATGTACAATGTGGATTCAAACTTAGAGACGGTTTGCACTAAAGCAGTGAGTATCCGGGCCGCTAATTACACGTACGTCGACTAATATTCGTGGCGGCCAATCCCATTACCCACCTACGTATTGTATAAGAAAACGAAAATGCTGGGGGACACGTCTCTCGGTCACTCTCTATACACTACTCCTATATCACAAGCAGTGGACTCTACACATCTGTGGGTTCCACTGCTTGTGAGAAAGGAGTGTCAGAGGAGTGACCGAGAGACGCGCCTGTAGCAtgattggaaaaaataaataaataaaactgcCGAGATGTCCTTGCTTGGGTTGGCTGTTCAGGGTTCAATTTGACAAGCTTAAAAAGTAGTGAAGAAGATAATTGAATTTGGTGGATATTGCCTTGACAAGCTGTTAGGCATTATCTAGGAATAGTTGCCGGGATTTTAGTTCAAACAAAATGTACAATGTGGATTCAAACTTATTAGAGACGATTTTGGAGGCAGTGGGTatcttttagcatttttttattttattttgtcataTAGTATACATTAACGTGGGTTAGAAAGATGTTAGAATATTAGTCAACGGGAGattcagaggctatccatagtcCTGAACCTCAAATCTGCTCCTCATATGACTCGAACTCAGGTCACCACCGGGAAAAGAAATGAGACAACTAACTTGGAGAATTAAtgatctccaaaaaaaattgactgcGAATGTAACCAaattatatttataaaaaaaaaaaaaaggacgaaAAAGATAGAAAATTAAGGAAAGAGTAGTCTTCAAAGTAAAGATGGTCCCAATGTAAATTATGGATGGAATTCCAGATGATAATGGGACAAAACTAGAATGCACAAAAGCAAAGTCCAAGATGAGGATACCTTTGGTTCTCCTACAGTGGACCCATGAATAATTTCAAGATAAGATTGGGACCATTATTTTGACTTCTACACTGAAAGCAAGCCCTGATacgtttctttttcctcttcacAGTCCTACATACTCCACAAAAATAGTTGACTGGCAACTAAAATATTGCAAAAAGCACCCCAAGGTTTTAACCAGCGGGAGCAGAGCATGGAATGATGCGTAGCAGAAATTGGGTCCAGCGATTGTGAattgtttaaaattattttaggcGTTGAAGCACCCAAAGTGGCCATAGCGTGAAGCGGGCAAAAATTCAGGCACAAAGCAATACATACGCATCAAGAATCGGCCAATAAATAGTTTTGAATTTGTTGTAGCAACCGTGCACTGGAGTGTTACAGTATCAGAGGACCGAAAAA
Coding sequences:
- the LOC131324016 gene encoding probable aspartic proteinase GIP2, yielding MASSHHQIFIFSLLIFLSPSKAQHSPKPKVLLLPISKDSSTLQYLTHLNLGTPLYPKTLVLDLGGRNLWMNCESGYNSSTYRAPRCGSAACSTSMPIFGCLLCFDAGCHNNSCLISIENTVTRTVGFFEVATDVISIQNSVILPNFIFGCSQTWLVKGLVTGVQGMAGLGRTRLGLPHQLSSKFGPKFAVCLPSTSKSNGVLVFGNPPAYSFYPNYEKSKLVDVSKYFAFTKLYVNPVPTADDVPKGEQSAEYFIRVTSITINGKLIRLNQTLLSIDKKGYGGTKISTVNPYMVLESSIYKVVAETFGIELEAMNVSKVAPVAPFSECFSTEFLGYTPVGPGVPDLKLVLENNVYWEIQGANLVAQISHGVVCLAFVDGGLNPRTSIVIGAHQLEDNLLVFDVAASKLGFTSTLLSQGIECSNFNF